The proteins below come from a single Gimesia alba genomic window:
- a CDS encoding sigma-54-dependent transcriptional regulator: MKTNSGSLLVVDDDQYILEAMADYLRSLGHRTETSLTCLDAIERLKEFPFQVVVCDVNLPDQDGFHLLEWVQQNAPDTAVIMLTGYGTIESAVEAIRLGAFEYLTKPVIDEELSLTIERCLDQRQVVEENKTLKAQLDQRFGLANIVGQDYKMQKMFDLIESVADTKTTVLILGENGTGKTMTARAIHQLSDRCNQPFVEVACGALPDSLLESELFGHKAGSFTGATHDKVGKFLQADGGTLFLDEIATASPSLQVKLLRVLQDHEFEAVGDNKTHTVDIRLILATNQNLEEMVAKGEFRQDLYYRINVITLTQPALRERMSDIPLLIEHYLKIYNEQIGKSIKGFDASAMQAMLKYSWPGNVRELINVVERSVVLTKGEYIRVHDLPEQIRQEQPYALAADSRMGSGSLKTALANPERQIIIEALEANGWNRQNTAKALGINRTTLYKKMKKYDIDFEKQLMH; encoded by the coding sequence ATGAAGACAAATTCTGGTTCATTACTGGTAGTTGACGACGATCAATATATTCTGGAAGCGATGGCCGACTATTTGCGAAGCCTGGGGCATCGCACCGAAACATCGCTCACGTGCCTGGATGCGATCGAACGGTTAAAAGAATTTCCCTTTCAGGTCGTCGTCTGCGATGTCAACCTGCCAGACCAGGACGGATTTCATCTGCTGGAATGGGTTCAACAAAACGCACCCGATACCGCCGTCATTATGCTGACTGGCTATGGTACCATCGAAAGTGCGGTCGAAGCGATTCGACTGGGCGCGTTTGAATATCTGACCAAACCAGTCATTGACGAAGAACTCAGTCTGACAATCGAGCGTTGTCTGGACCAGAGGCAGGTCGTCGAAGAAAACAAAACTCTGAAGGCACAACTTGATCAGCGTTTTGGCCTGGCGAACATTGTCGGTCAGGACTATAAAATGCAGAAAATGTTTGACCTGATCGAAAGCGTGGCCGACACCAAAACTACCGTATTAATTCTGGGTGAAAATGGAACCGGCAAAACCATGACCGCGCGGGCCATTCACCAACTCAGCGACCGTTGCAATCAACCTTTTGTGGAAGTTGCCTGCGGTGCGCTGCCTGACAGTTTACTGGAAAGCGAACTGTTCGGTCATAAAGCCGGCTCGTTTACCGGCGCAACCCACGATAAAGTTGGTAAGTTCCTGCAGGCTGACGGCGGCACGCTGTTCCTGGACGAAATTGCCACCGCTTCTCCCAGTCTGCAGGTGAAATTACTGCGGGTGTTACAGGATCATGAATTTGAAGCGGTCGGCGATAACAAAACGCACACCGTGGATATTCGTCTCATTCTGGCCACCAATCAGAACCTGGAAGAGATGGTCGCCAAAGGAGAGTTCAGACAGGACCTCTACTACCGGATTAATGTCATTACGTTGACACAGCCCGCTCTCAGAGAACGCATGAGCGACATTCCACTTCTGATTGAGCACTACCTCAAAATTTACAACGAACAAATCGGGAAATCCATCAAAGGCTTCGACGCCTCTGCCATGCAGGCCATGCTCAAATATTCCTGGCCCGGCAACGTGCGGGAACTCATCAATGTCGTCGAACGTTCTGTCGTGCTGACCAAAGGGGAGTACATCCGGGTTCACGATCTTCCAGAACAAATTCGACAGGAACAACCCTACGCTCTGGCTGCAGACAGCCGCATGGGAAGTGGTTCTCTGAAAACCGCACTGGCCAATCCCGAACGTCAAATCATCATTGAAGCACTGGAAGCCAATGGTTGGAACCGCCAGAATACGGCGAAAGCGCTGGGCATCAACCGGACCACGCTGTATAAGAAAATGAAAAAATACGATATCGATTTTGAGAAACAATTGATGCACTAA
- a CDS encoding metallophosphoesterase family protein encodes MLRAIISDIHGNLEALEAVLADIDRREISEIYCLGDIIGYGPNPRECIDLVRKRCKKSLLGNHDQAALFDPEGFNAGAERAIFWTRRMLETGDASKNQDRWDFLGELPRMIREDKLLFVHGSARNPLNEYVFPEDIYNQRKMERIFGLVDQYCFQGHTHIPGVFTESMNFLSPEEVENVYPFGPEKFLVNVGSVGQPRDADNRSSYVIIDDEKVTFCRVEYDFTATAEKIYEISDLDNFLGDRLRDGR; translated from the coding sequence TTGTTAAGAGCGATCATTAGTGATATTCACGGTAATCTTGAGGCGCTGGAAGCGGTTCTGGCTGACATTGATCGCCGTGAAATCAGTGAGATTTATTGCCTGGGAGACATCATTGGCTATGGGCCTAACCCCAGGGAATGTATCGATCTCGTCCGAAAGCGTTGTAAGAAATCACTGCTGGGAAACCATGATCAGGCAGCCTTGTTCGATCCGGAAGGGTTTAACGCAGGCGCAGAACGGGCGATTTTCTGGACGCGACGCATGCTGGAGACAGGCGATGCGTCTAAAAATCAGGATCGCTGGGATTTTCTGGGGGAACTCCCCCGCATGATTCGCGAAGACAAGCTTCTGTTTGTGCATGGCTCTGCTCGAAACCCACTCAATGAATATGTCTTTCCGGAAGACATTTATAACCAGCGAAAAATGGAACGCATTTTCGGTCTGGTGGATCAATACTGTTTTCAAGGTCACACGCATATTCCCGGCGTCTTTACCGAGAGCATGAATTTCCTTTCACCAGAGGAAGTGGAAAATGTCTATCCGTTTGGCCCGGAAAAGTTTCTAGTGAATGTCGGTTCGGTCGGGCAACCGCGTGATGCGGACAATCGATCTTCTTATGTCATTATTGATGATGAAAAAGTGACCTTCTGCAGAGTCGAATACGATTTTACAGCTACCGCAGAAAAGATTTACGAAATTTCTGATTTAGATAACTTCTTGGGCGATCGTCTTCGAGATGGTCGATAA
- a CDS encoding sugar phosphate isomerase/epimerase family protein: MEKWPIGVFASVDAGLGVHFDVVQELGIPTIQIHAPHKQTRTPEVAKEFLDRCNAAGITITCVFGGFDGESYADIPTTKKTVGLVPAETRAARVEEMKEISDFAKLLGVDTVALHIGFVTEDRDSDDYKELVKVTQDLLDHVKVNGQQLNLETGQESADHLLDFISDVGRDNLKINFDPANMILYGTGDPIAALKRVGHLVASVHCKDATWAAEGKRGIEWGAEVPLGEGDVGMGTYLQTLDDIGYTGPLTIEREIPEDREQQKADIGKAVSLLNELKNRIG, encoded by the coding sequence ATGGAAAAGTGGCCCATTGGCGTATTTGCTTCAGTAGACGCAGGTCTGGGAGTGCATTTTGATGTCGTTCAGGAATTAGGAATTCCGACGATTCAGATTCATGCGCCTCATAAGCAAACCCGAACTCCCGAAGTCGCTAAAGAATTTCTGGACCGTTGTAACGCCGCGGGAATTACCATTACCTGTGTCTTTGGTGGTTTTGATGGAGAAAGCTACGCTGATATTCCGACCACAAAGAAGACCGTTGGTCTGGTGCCTGCAGAAACCCGTGCCGCACGTGTTGAAGAAATGAAAGAAATCTCCGATTTCGCCAAACTGCTGGGCGTGGATACCGTTGCCCTGCATATCGGATTCGTCACGGAAGATCGTGATTCAGACGATTATAAGGAACTGGTCAAAGTCACTCAGGATCTGCTCGATCACGTCAAAGTGAATGGCCAGCAGCTGAATCTGGAAACCGGACAGGAATCAGCCGATCACCTGCTCGATTTTATCAGTGATGTCGGACGTGATAACCTCAAGATTAACTTTGATCCTGCCAATATGATTCTATATGGTACGGGCGATCCCATTGCCGCCTTAAAGCGTGTTGGTCATCTGGTGGCGAGCGTACATTGCAAAGATGCGACCTGGGCCGCAGAAGGCAAACGAGGCATCGAGTGGGGCGCAGAAGTTCCCCTGGGTGAAGGTGATGTCGGCATGGGAACCTACTTGCAAACTCTTGATGACATTGGTTATACCGGCCCATTGACGATTGAACGCGAAATTCCCGAAGACCGAGAACAGCAGAAAGCCGATATCGGAAAAGCTGTTTCGCTTTTAAATGAACTGAAAAATCGGATCGGTTAA
- a CDS encoding tRNA modification GTPase, translating to MNLQFDDTIVALASAPGGGAAGMIRISGTDIVPCLLACFQSEEAWQKSSRSERHPGQLRLAGSTQSLPGALYYWPTSRSFTGQPLAEFHTISAPPLLEAAIENLAAQGARMARPGEFTLRAFLAGRVDLMQAEAVLGVIDAHDHAELNLALSQLAGGVSTRIGAARVDLLELLSELEAGLDFVEEDIEFISRETLVSRLQQIRIFCERLYEDSSTRMESTGSLSLVLAGLPNAGKSTLYNALVGDAQAALVSDVEGTTRDYLATTLNWHGQPIQLIDTAGMESGEHEISISAQQFRAQQVAQADLVVWCTAADLKPEWEDIDRLQRNQISESQHLLHIMTKSDLAPARSANQLYRDCEVELSVATGAGLDDLKTLVLSRLAEYRRGSKLLIGSTASRCRESLRAAGLSLHAAEEAASLRLGEELVAIEIREALQHLGQIVGQVYTDDILDRIFSKFCIGK from the coding sequence ATGAATTTGCAGTTTGACGACACAATTGTGGCACTAGCATCAGCCCCCGGTGGAGGCGCGGCCGGCATGATTCGTATTAGCGGTACTGATATCGTTCCTTGTCTGTTGGCCTGCTTTCAGTCCGAGGAAGCCTGGCAGAAGTCCAGCCGTTCGGAACGTCACCCGGGACAATTACGCCTGGCAGGATCAACGCAGTCTCTTCCGGGCGCTCTTTACTATTGGCCGACGTCACGCAGTTTTACCGGTCAGCCGCTGGCAGAATTTCATACCATCAGTGCGCCTCCCCTGCTTGAAGCGGCGATTGAAAATTTAGCCGCCCAGGGAGCCCGCATGGCCCGGCCGGGGGAATTCACTCTGCGGGCGTTTCTTGCAGGGCGCGTGGACCTGATGCAGGCGGAAGCCGTGCTCGGAGTGATTGATGCGCACGATCATGCCGAACTCAATCTGGCGCTCAGCCAACTCGCGGGTGGTGTTTCAACGCGCATCGGAGCAGCCCGCGTGGATTTGTTGGAGTTACTTTCCGAACTGGAAGCGGGGCTGGATTTCGTCGAAGAAGACATCGAATTTATTAGTCGCGAAACACTCGTGTCCCGCCTGCAACAGATTCGCATTTTTTGCGAACGGCTTTACGAGGATTCTTCGACACGAATGGAATCGACGGGTAGTCTGTCACTCGTTCTGGCGGGCCTGCCGAATGCGGGCAAGAGTACGTTATATAATGCACTCGTGGGAGACGCGCAGGCGGCTCTGGTTTCGGATGTCGAGGGGACCACACGCGATTATCTGGCGACCACTTTAAACTGGCACGGACAGCCGATTCAATTAATTGATACGGCCGGGATGGAATCGGGGGAGCATGAAATCTCTATCAGTGCGCAACAGTTTCGAGCACAACAGGTGGCCCAGGCCGATCTAGTTGTCTGGTGCACAGCCGCGGATCTGAAACCGGAGTGGGAAGACATCGATCGTCTGCAGCGGAATCAGATTTCGGAATCACAACATCTGCTGCACATTATGACGAAAAGCGACCTAGCCCCTGCGCGGTCAGCAAACCAGCTGTATCGAGACTGTGAGGTTGAGCTGTCGGTTGCCACGGGAGCAGGACTTGACGATCTGAAGACGCTGGTTTTATCGCGACTGGCGGAATACCGGCGTGGAAGTAAACTGCTGATCGGTTCCACCGCTTCCCGCTGTCGGGAAAGCCTGCGCGCCGCCGGACTCTCTCTACACGCGGCAGAAGAAGCGGCCTCATTACGACTGGGAGAAGAACTGGTCGCGATTGAAATTCGCGAAGCGCTGCAGCATCTGGGACAGATAGTCGGCCAGGTTTATACCGATGACATTCTGGACCGCATCTTCAGTAAATTCTGCATCGGCAAATAA
- the cmk gene encoding (d)CMP kinase, translating to MIVTIDGPAGSGKSTAARGLSKRLGFEFLDTGAMYRCVAWGVLQRNVDPADEQAVTHVSQQIKITFSGDRVLLDGEDVSETIRTPEVTDAASVVAQYPAVRQELVRLQQQAAEGVDIVSEGRDQGTVVFPDAFCKVFLIADPEERARRRHEELTARGKQITVDAILQQIYERDQRDEQRTVAPLKPADDAVEINTSCLTIDEVIDQLEQLVRSRINSDSL from the coding sequence ATGATCGTGACGATTGATGGTCCTGCAGGATCGGGAAAGAGCACTGCAGCCCGTGGTTTATCCAAACGTCTGGGGTTTGAGTTTCTGGATACGGGCGCCATGTATCGTTGCGTTGCCTGGGGAGTTCTGCAGCGGAATGTGGATCCGGCGGACGAACAGGCAGTGACACACGTCAGTCAGCAGATCAAAATCACGTTTTCGGGTGATCGGGTGCTGCTGGATGGCGAGGATGTCTCGGAGACCATTCGGACTCCCGAAGTGACGGACGCCGCCTCGGTGGTTGCACAGTACCCTGCTGTCAGACAGGAACTGGTTCGTCTGCAACAGCAGGCTGCCGAAGGCGTGGATATTGTCAGCGAAGGCCGGGATCAGGGAACCGTGGTATTCCCGGATGCGTTCTGCAAGGTGTTTCTGATCGCTGATCCTGAGGAACGCGCGCGTCGCAGGCATGAAGAGCTGACTGCGCGGGGGAAACAGATTACCGTTGATGCGATTTTGCAGCAAATTTATGAACGCGATCAGCGCGATGAACAACGCACCGTCGCCCCGTTAAAACCGGCCGACGATGCGGTTGAGATCAATACGTCCTGTTTGACAATCGATGAAGTGATTGATCAACTGGAGCAACTAGTACGTTCACGGATCAACTCGGACTCACTCTGA
- a CDS encoding SLC13 family permease → MIGDSSHSAESRIPFYGKLFSIIAFLVILNLPTPSDMTASAQRLAAVTALMAILWMTQALPIAVTSLIPLALFPIFGIQDPKTVSQSYINQNIFLYMGGFMIALGIEKWGVHRRIALHTIKVIGSSPRRVVLGFLFATGFLSMWISNTASTLLMLPIGMAIIGSISELTQLESPEDSSEGIRHFSVALLLGIAYSASIGGVTTLIGTPTNIAFQQIWLSQFPQGPQLSAGEWMVMVVPFGITFLLITWVVLCWNMPRLSNSKESSQAIINDHIQKLGRASRPEILMLLIFVTTAILWVTRKPLIFGEFELLAGWEQFPIHFLTKWGISAERASGWVHDSTVAMGMAILMFAIPAQKTEQGTTEYLMDWETAERLPWGVLLLIGGGFAIAGAFRTTDLSGWVGHVFSQVIADWPPWALVFAACLMLTFLTEFTSNIATVNTVLPILAATAVSLEIDPRLIMIPAAISASCAFTMPIATPPNAIVFASGQIKMSDMLKYGIILNLIGVFLLTAFMFFYFIPQLGIEFGTVPEWIHQNKP, encoded by the coding sequence GTGATTGGCGACTCATCACATTCTGCAGAAAGCCGCATTCCCTTTTATGGGAAGCTGTTCAGCATCATTGCCTTCCTGGTGATCCTGAATTTGCCGACGCCGTCGGATATGACTGCGTCGGCACAACGGCTGGCCGCGGTCACCGCGCTCATGGCGATTCTGTGGATGACGCAGGCACTGCCCATCGCGGTCACGAGTCTGATTCCCCTCGCGCTGTTTCCGATTTTCGGAATCCAGGATCCCAAAACGGTCAGCCAGTCCTATATCAATCAGAATATCTTTCTGTATATGGGCGGCTTTATGATTGCCCTGGGGATCGAAAAGTGGGGCGTGCATCGACGGATTGCCCTGCATACGATTAAAGTCATCGGCTCCAGTCCCCGGCGGGTTGTCTTAGGCTTCCTGTTCGCCACCGGCTTCCTTTCCATGTGGATCAGTAATACTGCATCGACCTTACTGATGCTGCCGATCGGCATGGCCATTATAGGATCGATTTCAGAACTCACCCAACTCGAGTCTCCCGAAGATTCCTCGGAAGGCATCCGCCATTTTTCGGTGGCACTCCTGCTGGGTATCGCCTATTCCGCCAGTATTGGTGGTGTGACCACGTTAATTGGGACCCCCACCAATATCGCCTTTCAACAAATCTGGCTTTCTCAATTCCCGCAAGGCCCTCAATTATCTGCGGGCGAATGGATGGTGATGGTGGTTCCGTTTGGCATCACCTTTTTACTCATCACCTGGGTGGTGCTTTGCTGGAATATGCCACGCCTGTCGAATTCCAAAGAATCATCCCAGGCCATTATCAACGATCACATCCAGAAATTGGGGCGTGCTTCGCGCCCTGAAATTCTGATGTTACTCATTTTCGTGACGACCGCCATTTTATGGGTAACGCGGAAGCCGCTCATCTTTGGCGAATTTGAATTACTGGCCGGCTGGGAACAATTCCCGATTCACTTTCTGACCAAATGGGGCATCTCGGCCGAAAGGGCCTCGGGCTGGGTCCATGATTCGACAGTCGCGATGGGCATGGCGATTTTAATGTTCGCGATTCCCGCACAAAAAACAGAGCAGGGGACGACCGAATATTTGATGGACTGGGAAACGGCCGAACGGCTTCCCTGGGGCGTACTCTTACTGATTGGAGGCGGCTTCGCGATTGCGGGGGCTTTTCGCACTACGGATTTATCGGGCTGGGTCGGTCATGTTTTCTCACAGGTCATCGCAGACTGGCCGCCCTGGGCTCTGGTCTTTGCTGCCTGTCTGATGTTGACGTTCCTGACCGAATTTACATCGAATATCGCGACCGTGAATACCGTGCTCCCCATTCTGGCGGCGACAGCGGTCAGTCTGGAAATCGACCCACGACTGATCATGATTCCGGCGGCAATCTCTGCCAGCTGTGCGTTTACGATGCCCATTGCGACACCGCCGAATGCCATCGTGTTTGCGTCGGGGCAAATTAAAATGTCCGACATGCTGAAGTACGGGATCATTCTGAACCTGATTGGCGTCTTCCTGCTGACGGCATTCATGTTCTTCTACTTCATTCCGCAACTCGGAATTGAATTCGGAACCGTTCCCGAATGGATTCATCAGAACAAACCCTGA
- a CDS encoding universal stress protein, protein MIEIKKILLPTDFSEPAQEATQYAVELAKKFNAKLYLLNVIEDPVVYMPMFESYALPPKEDFEEFAKTRLDNWILDEDKGDLDIETHWVHGNPFVDILKFSKREEVDLIIVGTHGRSLAAHLLLGSVAEKVVRKASCPVLTVRPKGHQFIHPESAE, encoded by the coding sequence ATGATCGAAATCAAAAAAATCCTGTTACCAACCGACTTTAGTGAACCAGCACAAGAGGCAACCCAGTATGCTGTGGAACTCGCCAAAAAGTTCAATGCCAAGCTCTATCTGCTGAACGTGATCGAAGACCCGGTCGTTTATATGCCGATGTTCGAAAGCTATGCATTGCCTCCCAAAGAAGACTTTGAGGAATTTGCCAAAACCCGACTCGATAACTGGATACTTGATGAAGACAAAGGCGACCTGGATATTGAAACCCACTGGGTTCATGGCAATCCGTTTGTCGATATTCTGAAATTTTCCAAGCGGGAAGAAGTCGATCTGATTATCGTGGGTACACACGGTCGTTCCTTAGCCGCCCATTTACTGCTCGGCAGTGTGGCAGAAAAAGTTGTCCGCAAGGCATCTTGCCCGGTGTTAACCGTTCGACCGAAAGGGCACCAGTTCATTCACCCGGAATCAGCGGAATAA
- a CDS encoding YidC/Oxa1 family insertase periplasmic-domain containing protein, translating into MEQKRLLLFVTLSATVLFFWQLFVMPVIAPPKPAPQQVAQEAEAKDDDAPLVAKKPDEPKDAEIKPVEQPKVKQADLLKNPHKKIVLGSLDPDTGYFMQASISTQGAAVIDAFLNDPLYRDLKNQQQPLKVLDEFIGGKATIRSLETEIPQLDQKLAPLLTDTRQVDWKVLEEIKDPQNKEIIQAVRLGLTAPDGSTEVQKTFSLKKYPKPDDQDFREFRNQEQAGYLIHFDIKVINHGGEKQTLDYHLLGPVGIPLENADNTRKFRDVRIGFLQNDLAVDTETLYAADIIEEVQAKNVEKFTRAFQFAGVDVQYFAALLTPDGKNYEPKLVNGEMRSNYSASIEPVLIQQDLKNESQSRTTIQVNSNEIELEPGKDAQHGYALYAGPKRESLLGPPLKATEIMDFGFFGPVAKLMLWLLNTLHGIGLSYGLAIIGLTIMVRGSLYPLSRKQAVGAQKMKELQPQIAELKKKYGDDREKLGRAQMELFSKNNYNPLAGCLPIFLQLPIFFGLYTALNNAVQLRGTPFLWVDNLAAPDALFKLPFSLPFLGDNFNLLPLVTVGLFVVQQKLFMPPPTDKDQELQHKIMNYMMIAMGFMFYRVPAGLCVYFIASSLWGICERKLLDFQSKRAPKASETTDSKTIEIKAESKKTKNKKESSEEQTPAKKGWFARLQEIADQAQAQAALNEKKQQQNGRGDKGTGKKPKKRR; encoded by the coding sequence ATGGAACAAAAACGACTCTTACTCTTCGTCACTCTGTCTGCGACTGTTTTGTTTTTCTGGCAGTTGTTCGTCATGCCCGTCATTGCTCCTCCCAAACCTGCGCCACAGCAGGTCGCTCAAGAAGCGGAAGCCAAGGATGATGATGCGCCCCTGGTAGCGAAAAAACCGGATGAGCCCAAAGACGCAGAAATCAAACCGGTTGAGCAGCCTAAAGTAAAACAGGCCGATTTGCTCAAGAACCCGCACAAGAAAATTGTGCTGGGGTCACTCGACCCTGATACCGGCTACTTCATGCAGGCATCCATCTCCACGCAAGGGGCTGCGGTCATCGATGCCTTTCTCAACGATCCGTTGTATCGTGATCTGAAGAACCAGCAGCAGCCGTTGAAAGTCCTTGATGAATTTATCGGTGGCAAAGCCACCATCCGTTCTCTGGAAACCGAGATTCCCCAACTGGATCAGAAACTGGCGCCCCTGCTTACTGACACACGTCAGGTCGACTGGAAAGTCCTCGAAGAGATCAAGGACCCCCAGAACAAGGAAATCATCCAGGCGGTTCGTCTGGGGCTGACAGCTCCTGATGGAAGTACCGAAGTTCAAAAGACATTTTCGCTTAAAAAATATCCCAAACCAGACGATCAGGATTTTCGCGAGTTCCGAAATCAAGAACAGGCCGGATACCTGATTCACTTTGATATCAAGGTGATCAATCATGGTGGGGAAAAACAGACACTCGATTACCATCTGCTCGGCCCCGTGGGAATTCCGCTGGAGAACGCCGACAACACGCGGAAGTTTCGCGATGTGCGTATCGGCTTTCTGCAAAATGATCTCGCCGTGGATACCGAGACGTTGTACGCAGCGGATATCATTGAAGAAGTGCAGGCGAAGAACGTCGAAAAATTTACACGCGCCTTTCAGTTTGCGGGTGTGGACGTTCAATATTTTGCTGCCCTGTTAACACCGGATGGAAAAAATTACGAGCCAAAGCTGGTGAACGGAGAAATGCGTTCGAACTATTCTGCCAGTATTGAGCCCGTCCTCATTCAGCAGGATCTCAAAAACGAATCACAGAGCCGCACGACGATTCAGGTCAATTCCAATGAGATCGAGCTGGAGCCCGGCAAAGATGCGCAGCATGGTTACGCCTTGTATGCCGGCCCCAAGCGGGAATCGTTACTTGGTCCCCCATTGAAAGCGACCGAGATCATGGATTTCGGCTTTTTCGGACCCGTCGCCAAGCTGATGCTGTGGCTGTTGAATACATTGCACGGAATCGGTTTGTCTTATGGCCTGGCCATTATTGGTCTGACAATTATGGTGCGAGGCAGCCTGTATCCGCTATCGCGCAAGCAGGCCGTTGGTGCCCAAAAGATGAAAGAGTTGCAGCCGCAGATCGCTGAACTCAAAAAGAAATACGGAGATGATCGCGAAAAGCTCGGCCGGGCGCAAATGGAGTTGTTCAGCAAAAACAACTACAACCCCTTGGCCGGATGCCTGCCGATCTTTCTGCAGCTTCCGATTTTCTTCGGATTGTATACGGCTTTGAATAACGCGGTTCAACTTCGGGGAACTCCCTTCTTGTGGGTTGATAACCTGGCAGCGCCAGATGCTCTCTTTAAGCTGCCTTTCTCTCTGCCCTTCCTGGGAGATAATTTCAATTTACTGCCATTGGTGACAGTAGGCTTGTTTGTCGTACAGCAGAAACTATTCATGCCGCCCCCAACTGACAAAGACCAGGAACTGCAGCATAAAATCATGAACTACATGATGATCGCGATGGGTTTCATGTTCTATCGTGTGCCCGCTGGTCTCTGTGTTTACTTCATCGCTTCCAGCCTCTGGGGGATCTGCGAACGGAAACTGCTGGACTTTCAGTCAAAACGCGCTCCGAAAGCAAGTGAGACAACCGACTCGAAGACGATTGAAATAAAAGCAGAATCGAAAAAAACAAAGAACAAAAAAGAGAGTTCTGAAGAACAAACACCAGCGAAAAAAGGTTGGTTTGCCCGTTTGCAGGAAATTGCTGATCAGGCACAGGCGCAGGCAGCGCTTAATGAAAAGAAGCAGCAGCAAAACGGTCGCGGCGACAAAGGCACGGGGAAGAAGCCTAAGAAACGTCGGTAA